The sequence TTCATTCTCAACGGTAGCGGGCAACGGTACTATGCGATAGAACTTGCCATAGCGGAGTTCAGACCGCAACATCCCGTTCTCTTCTGATTTAGACTCCTCACGGTGTTCGCCGGAGATAGTGACTGTATTTTCTCCAACTTCCACGTTCAATTCTTCAACGGGGATTCCTGGCACTTCTGCTTTCAAAAGAATGGCCGTCTCTGTTTCTTGCAATTCGATCGCTGGAGTCCAGGTCATGTCTCCCACTTTAGGCAGTAGATCCGTCAGCGGTTCACCGTGAACTAACGTATCAAAGAGATGATCCACTTGTTGCCGGAGAGCTTGGAGTTCTCTCAGGGGTTGCCAACGAATAAGAGACGACATACAGTTTCCTCCCTGTAGACGATGGATTTGAGAATGGAGTTAGAACCAGGCTAATCAATGACCTGATTGAAGCTTCATCTATAAGATAGGAAAATAATTTGAGGAACTTGTGAGGATACAAAAAGAAACATGAAGATTTTTTCTAAACATGAGAGATTTTTAGTTGGTCATGGCAACGGGTACGATCGCGTAACGGTCACGATCGTGGGATAAATCTGGGGATTTTATTTGTACGCTGTTTCCTAAGTCTCTGGGTAGCGATCGGCCAGCGATCGAACTTTTGCAGCAAATTGTCGGCGAATGCTCTCGGGCGCGATAATTTCACAGTCTTCGCCGTAGCGCAGGATCTCCCGGAAAAACCAGAAAGTACTGGTGATTGAGCGAATAATGCGTTTTGTTGCAACTGGGGCGACCAAGCTTTCTTCGAGCTTATCGTTCTTGTCAAGACTGCGATAAGCACCTGCCAGTCCCCGAAAAACGTGAAATTCTACGTCGATTCGATCGAGATCACGCTTCCATTTTGCTTTGAATGGGGTGATGGCGGCTTCGGGAATGCGATCGAGCCGGAAGGTACGGTTATGGGCTAATTCAGGAATATCTTGGTTCCCATCGGGTTCTTCGCACCAACATTGTAAATATTGACGTTTTTCGATTAAGTTGATTTGGGCATGACGGATGCTGAAGCTCCAAGGTTGTTCGTTGGCGTCATAGTAGGTCAGGCGGAAGGGTGTGTGGCTGCGAATGTGGCGATCGAGCAGTTGTCTCCAGGGCGGAGGTGGATTGTCAAGGAATTTTTGGAGTTCGGTGCGTTGGGGGAGGGTTAGCTCGCTGCGGGAGAGGAGAAATTCGGCAAGAGCTTGGGCTTCGTCGATTTTGCCGACATCAATGAGTGTCTGTTGGGCAGTGATGAGTGTTTGAATGCGGGTAGTAGGCCAATCGTTGTTAGGTGTGATGAGAAATTTGCGTTGGGCGATCGCTTTGACGAGCTGGGAGATGCTGGGTTTGCCGCCCCAGGTTTGACCTAGGGATTCTGCCAATTCTTCCAGCTTTTGCTTGTCCTGTGGGGTGACGGATAGGTTGATAGAGCGGGTTTTGCCTGTCATGGTTCATGTGTGCGCACACTTTTATGCGTATACTGCTACTCGTCTCCGATTTTACGTGGCAGAATGTGAGACAGCAAGCCAATGCGCACAGATCTTGTTTTAGGTGCAGCCCAGATGTCTCACGCTAATGCCTTCTCGCCTTACGCTGTTCAACTCAAACCTGTCTATTCTTGTCCGGCGGGGGCGATGCCAGAAAATTTAATTCTGCCCAATGGTTGGACGTTGTCTTGGCATCAATTAGAAACGTTGAAGGCGCTGCGGGATCCCAATGTGGATGTGGTGTTCCATGCGGGAATGACGGGCGATGGTAAGAGTTTGGCGGCGCAGTTGCCAGTGCTGCAAGGGGACATGTGCGCGATCGCGCTTTATCCTACGAATGAATTGGTGCGGGATCAGGAAAGTCAAACTCAGCATTACATTGAGAAATTTCGGCCACCGAATGAACCCAGGGTCACGCGCTTGAGTGGGGCATTGTTGGAAATATATGCTGAGAATGAGGGCATTAGTAAGTTTGCGGCCATTTCTACCAAGGCTGCGCAGTCAGAGGTGTTACTCACCAACCCTGATATTTTTCACTACCTGCATCGCAAAGCCTATTTAACGAAAGAGGATGCACCGGATAAGCTCTATGGGCGACTGGATAAGGATTTTGATTTATTTATTGGGGATGAGTTTCATGTGTATGCAGTACCGCAGATTGTTGGATTAATTAATACTCTGTTGTTGATTAAGGCAACTAACCGTCGTAAGAAGTTTTTATTGCTATCGGCAACGCCGGATGATCAGTTAATTAAAAGGTTAGAGACAGCAGGATTTCGCTGTCGGGTGATTGATCCATTAAAAGAAGGTAAATATCAATTTCCAGATACGCCAGCAGCGCAAACTGCTTTACAGATGCAGGGATGGCGGCAGATAGCCCGATCTATTGATTTAGAATTTGTCTCTCTAGAACCGGTTGCCAAGGCTTCGGAAACTTGGTTAAAGGATCAGGCGATGCAGATTTTGCACCATTTCCAGGCGCATCCAGGGTGCAAAGGAGCGGTGATTTTGAATTCGATCGCATCTGTGAAGCGATTAGTCCCGTTTTTTCAAGCGATCTTTCAGCCCCAGGGTTTAACGGTGGGTGAGAATACAGGGTTATCGGCGCAAAGTACTAGGGACGCATCTTTGACGGCAGATCTGGTTTTTGGGACAAGCACGATCGATGTGGGGGTGGATTTTAAGATCAATTTTTTGATTTTTGAGTCGTCGGATGCGGGGAATTTTATTCAGCGATTAGGGCGATTAGGGCGACATGATACGAATACTCAAGGCCAGCCTTTTGATGGGTTTTGGG is a genomic window of Alkalinema sp. FACHB-956 containing:
- a CDS encoding Hsp20/alpha crystallin family protein, producing the protein MSSLIRWQPLRELQALRQQVDHLFDTLVHGEPLTDLLPKVGDMTWTPAIELQETETAILLKAEVPGIPVEELNVEVGENTVTISGEHREESKSEENGMLRSELRYGKFYRIVPLPATVENEAVKAEFKDGMLTLTMPKVTTPRRNVVKVDLGLQEKMREAVTEDRLKAEQRAEAVHSRAAAAMAQPEGNQIAEEAREAVVGDRQKEAHLEETTHRRAADSIGAPV
- a CDS encoding WYL domain-containing protein; the protein is MTGKTRSINLSVTPQDKQKLEELAESLGQTWGGKPSISQLVKAIAQRKFLITPNNDWPTTRIQTLITAQQTLIDVGKIDEAQALAEFLLSRSELTLPQRTELQKFLDNPPPPWRQLLDRHIRSHTPFRLTYYDANEQPWSFSIRHAQINLIEKRQYLQCWCEEPDGNQDIPELAHNRTFRLDRIPEAAITPFKAKWKRDLDRIDVEFHVFRGLAGAYRSLDKNDKLEESLVAPVATKRIIRSITSTFWFFREILRYGEDCEIIAPESIRRQFAAKVRSLADRYPET
- the cas3 gene encoding type I-D CRISPR-associated helicase Cas3' — protein: MSHANAFSPYAVQLKPVYSCPAGAMPENLILPNGWTLSWHQLETLKALRDPNVDVVFHAGMTGDGKSLAAQLPVLQGDMCAIALYPTNELVRDQESQTQHYIEKFRPPNEPRVTRLSGALLEIYAENEGISKFAAISTKAAQSEVLLTNPDIFHYLHRKAYLTKEDAPDKLYGRLDKDFDLFIGDEFHVYAVPQIVGLINTLLLIKATNRRKKFLLLSATPDDQLIKRLETAGFRCRVIDPLKEGKYQFPDTPAAQTALQMQGWRQIARSIDLEFVSLEPVAKASETWLKDQAMQILHHFQAHPGCKGAVILNSIASVKRLVPFFQAIFQPQGLTVGENTGLSAQSTRDASLTADLVFGTSTIDVGVDFKINFLIFESSDAGNFIQRLGRLGRHDTNTQGQPFDGFWAYALVPNFVVERLFLGGKPPLVGGERYDRPTLNGVIKENYRQLNDFRGYYKRWGAVQSLSIGMDLGHKTIQQQYAGSRQVFLSACEQVFETSIRQVHHKVGELAKEWQEGFGQKGWGPIAEDACSFRGSSPLLCGIYDETEPNEAERFKTYDLPGILSNLEIELWTEAAFLRSLEATAKRSGQPIPKGRYQYCLAFMRLKAYREERSNWKFHFPGLLETVANAYRVQILTGLEVWQPENRWAAEINKRLRTQATVSYILPRPVAEVRQRLRLPMHFQIYPIGDHSSFQEPTPPYSIAFGQSALLLETLTGCFKSKGYEIWIAG